A genomic region of Papaver somniferum cultivar HN1 chromosome 7, ASM357369v1, whole genome shotgun sequence contains the following coding sequences:
- the LOC113295173 gene encoding L10-interacting MYB domain-containing protein-like, which translates to MDKKEDEKANKITFRSVPEFRGLFIDQCLAQATEYGFSGTSLKQTSWGNLCKFFSEKYDCTITQKKLRNHWDYLRTQYITWSRLLARTGHGYNAETNTFDWSEEQWIELDKTIKNASQFKNKGLEDAEKLQNLFDGKFSTGANRDTPGRVEPPCSAGTSITAGVSNNGSESRTSHGKEKNHEDDNEVDSSLNAKGSGRKRKKEMEEESSDLLTEKVCYIVTSMETHLQHKKLALEKDSAAEFMKALDNLLETDCITMDEYLSITLKASEMPGWQKLFVSLKSDERRVAFIERLQGRGFREGENLNTGNGFLNFRLISTLMIGEELVSGYSIEVWENENAIISTSSFMLVSEET; encoded by the exons ATGGATAAAAAGGAAGATGAGAAAGCAAATAAGATAACTTTTAGGAGCGTCCCAGAATTTAGAGGGCTATTTATTGACCAGTGTTTGGCACAAGCTACTGAGTATGGATTTTCTGGAACTTCTTTGAAGCAAACTTCGTGGGGAAATTTGTGCAAGTTCTTTTCTGAGAAGTATGACTGCACCATCACACAAAAAAAGTTGAGAAACCACTGGGATTACTTGCGAACCCAATATATCACTTGGTCCCGTCTCTTAGCAAGAACCGGCCATGGGTATAACGCGGAGACGAACACATTTGATTGGAGCGAAGAGCAATGGATTGAATTAGACAAG ACAATCAAAAACGCTAGTCAATTCAAGAACAAGGGGCTGGAAGATGCAGAGAAGTTGCAGAATTTATTTGATGGGAAATTCTCCACTGGAGCTAATAGAGATACGCCTGGAAGAGTGGAACCGCCTTGTTCAGCTGGAACTTCTATAACTGCAGGGGTTTCAAATAATGGATCTGAATCTCGTACAAgtcatggaaaagaaaaaaatcatgagGATGACAACGAGGTTGATTCTAGTCTCAATGCAAAGGGGAGTGGCAGGAAAAGGaagaaggaaatggaggaagaatCAAGTGATCTATTAACTGAGAAAGTTTGTTATATTGTAACATCGATGGAGACTCATCTTCAACATAAGAAACTTGCTCTAGAAAAGGATAGCGCAGCCGAATTCATGAAAGCTTTGGATAATTTACTTGAGACTGATTGCATCACAATGGATGAGTATTTGAGCATAACTCTAAAAGCTTCAGAGATGCCTGGTTGGCAGAAATTGTTTGTCAGTTTGAAAAGCGATGAGCGTCGTGTTGCCTTT ATTGAAAGGCTACAAGGAAGAGGGTTTAGAGAAGGGGAGAACTTAAATACAGGCAA TGGGTTTTTGAATTTTCGACTGATCTCAACTCTAATGATCGGTGAAGAGTTAGTTTCTGGTTATTCAATTGAAGTTTGg GAAAATGAAAACGCTATTATCTCAACTAGTAGTTTTATGCTTGTTAGTGAAGAAACTTAA